The following proteins come from a genomic window of Gimesia chilikensis:
- a CDS encoding sulfatase-like hydrolase/transferase produces the protein MRSAILVGLTTLFTLSCSLLFAADAQPETPRRPNVILLLSDDQRPDTIAALGNPVIKTPNLDQLVKQGTSFTRATCANPICTPSRAEILTGVGGFHNGSMDFGKPIKSDLPTWSETMHKAGYNSWYVGKWHNDGKPVIRGYDETLGLFTGGGGRWAVPSYDGNGLLVTGYRGWIFQDDERHFFPEKGVGLTSNISEHFADAAIEFIERKHNKPYFLHVCFTAPHDPLLMPIGYEQYYNPDEIPVPKNFLPEHPFDHGNFDGRDEKLLPWPRTRKVVQNDLSLYYSVISHLDSQVGRIVEALKKSGQWDNTILIYSSDHGLAVGSHGLRGKQNMYEHTINVPLIIVGPGVPADQRSAAQCYLRDLYPTSCDLAGIPIPKTVEGKSLKPVLTGKQDEIYEEIYGYFRDFQRMIRTDRWKLILYPHLDRVQLFDLQNDPLEMHDLSADPAHQQTRDALLRRLNDWRKSQNDKSLASAKSS, from the coding sequence ATGCGATCTGCGATTTTAGTTGGTTTAACAACACTGTTTACGCTCTCCTGCTCCCTCTTGTTCGCTGCTGATGCGCAGCCTGAAACGCCCCGGCGACCCAATGTGATCCTGCTGCTCTCGGACGATCAGCGTCCCGATACCATCGCCGCCCTCGGAAACCCGGTCATCAAGACCCCCAACCTGGATCAACTCGTTAAACAGGGAACCAGTTTCACCCGGGCGACTTGTGCCAATCCGATCTGTACCCCCAGTCGTGCGGAAATCCTCACCGGTGTTGGTGGATTCCATAACGGTTCGATGGACTTCGGCAAGCCAATCAAATCCGATCTCCCCACCTGGTCCGAAACCATGCACAAAGCAGGCTACAACTCCTGGTATGTCGGGAAGTGGCACAATGACGGCAAGCCGGTGATCCGGGGCTACGATGAGACACTGGGCCTGTTTACCGGCGGCGGAGGTCGCTGGGCGGTTCCCTCCTACGATGGCAACGGTCTGCTGGTAACCGGCTACCGTGGCTGGATCTTTCAGGATGACGAGCGTCACTTCTTCCCGGAGAAAGGGGTCGGGCTGACCTCCAATATCAGCGAACACTTTGCTGACGCTGCCATCGAATTCATCGAACGCAAACACAACAAACCCTACTTCCTCCACGTCTGCTTCACCGCCCCCCACGATCCGCTGCTCATGCCCATCGGCTACGAACAATACTACAACCCCGATGAAATACCCGTTCCCAAAAACTTCCTGCCCGAGCACCCCTTTGATCACGGGAACTTCGACGGTCGCGATGAAAAACTGCTGCCCTGGCCTCGCACCAGAAAGGTCGTGCAGAACGATCTCTCCCTGTATTACTCGGTGATTTCGCATCTGGACTCGCAAGTCGGACGGATTGTTGAAGCCCTGAAAAAATCGGGGCAGTGGGACAATACCATTCTGATTTACTCCAGCGATCACGGCCTCGCTGTCGGCAGCCACGGACTGCGGGGCAAACAGAACATGTACGAACACACGATCAACGTTCCGCTGATCATCGTCGGTCCCGGTGTCCCCGCCGATCAGCGCTCGGCCGCGCAGTGCTATCTCCGCGATCTCTATCCCACCAGTTGTGACCTCGCAGGCATCCCCATTCCCAAAACGGTCGAAGGTAAAAGTCTGAAGCCGGTCCTCACAGGGAAGCAGGATGAGATCTACGAGGAAATCTATGGCTACTTCCGCGACTTCCAGCGCATGATCCGCACCGACCGCTGGAAGCTGATCCTCTATCCGCACCTCGATCGGGTCCAGCTCTTCGATCTTCAGAACGACCCGCTGGAGATGCACGACCTCTCCGCGGACCCCGCTCATCAACAGACCCGCGATGCTCTGCTCCGTCGCCTGAACGACTGGCGGAAGTCTCAGAACGACAAGTCGCTCGCTTCGGCAAAATCTTCCTGA
- a CDS encoding DUF6263 family protein, whose translation MQGKRYISWMIGIVILAGTGWSFLNKQQNESSEKVEDVKPPGAVAEQTQQPPVEVAPVSLREEKVEVLELKLAVNQRFPMIKTVEQTLSQASAAGVVQSKSKLELILALTVEELQEDGRKRLRVQYSGVKYSHDIAGEKVSFDSNRSSGPAPPEVQAYQGLVQNGFSFWIGPDNKIIELVGFDQFMQRCLQNTPVSQRETVLAKISETSGDDGVANFIDDSIGLLPYNINKEHQGGAVRVGESWTKTRRLTQPIPMVLKTEYTLRELNDKIARINIAGDIAASKISSPINQHGKSVQLFIRGGKSFGSCLIDRQTGLPLESRIERFLETTVKLESGKQFEQQKQIVTTIRAFPHQEERPLGPSAKITPRSNPKPAAN comes from the coding sequence ATGCAGGGCAAGCGTTATATCAGCTGGATGATCGGAATTGTGATTCTTGCCGGGACCGGCTGGTCATTTTTGAACAAGCAGCAGAACGAATCGTCGGAAAAGGTGGAAGACGTCAAACCTCCCGGAGCGGTCGCGGAACAGACTCAGCAACCGCCTGTGGAAGTCGCGCCGGTTTCACTGCGTGAGGAAAAGGTAGAGGTGCTGGAGCTGAAACTGGCCGTCAATCAGCGTTTTCCGATGATCAAGACGGTGGAGCAGACGCTGTCGCAGGCCTCGGCAGCCGGGGTTGTGCAGAGTAAATCGAAACTGGAGCTGATTCTGGCGCTGACGGTGGAGGAGCTTCAGGAAGACGGTCGCAAGCGTTTGCGCGTGCAGTATTCGGGTGTGAAATATTCACATGACATCGCGGGTGAGAAAGTCTCGTTCGATTCCAATCGCAGTTCGGGCCCTGCACCACCGGAGGTCCAGGCTTACCAGGGACTCGTGCAGAACGGGTTCTCCTTCTGGATTGGACCGGATAACAAAATCATCGAGCTGGTCGGCTTTGATCAGTTTATGCAGCGCTGTCTGCAGAACACGCCGGTCAGTCAGCGGGAAACCGTGCTGGCGAAGATCTCCGAGACCTCGGGGGACGACGGGGTGGCGAACTTCATCGACGACAGTATTGGTCTGCTGCCTTATAACATCAACAAGGAGCATCAAGGGGGCGCGGTGCGTGTGGGTGAGAGCTGGACGAAAACCCGGCGACTGACGCAGCCGATTCCGATGGTCCTGAAGACTGAGTACACGCTGCGGGAGCTCAACGACAAGATTGCCCGGATCAATATCGCCGGTGACATCGCAGCTTCAAAGATCAGCAGCCCGATCAACCAGCATGGAAAATCGGTGCAGCTGTTTATCCGGGGCGGGAAATCGTTTGGCAGCTGTCTGATCGACCGCCAGACGGGGCTGCCGCTGGAATCCAGGATCGAACGCTTCCTGGAGACGACCGTCAAACTGGAGAGCGGCAAACAATTCGAACAGCAGAAACAGATCGTGACGACGATCCGAGCCTTTCCGCATCAGGAAGAACGCCCGCTGGGTCCCTCGGCAAAGATTACGCCGCGGAGTAATCCAAAGCCGGCTGCGAATTGA
- a CDS encoding class I SAM-dependent methyltransferase, giving the protein MGQKQCDLCAGTEFEQIGTRDRHNQPLESVICKSCGLVAHGQIPSDEELARYYATEYRQSYHGEMTPSDRRVMRAWNNGERIFSQLQPHIEPDMEVFEVGAGIGCTVKVFELNGHASRGIEPGEGFQNYSQQQLLTNVVRGDLFEQPRDKSHELILLVHVIEHFNSPRKALEYIRGMLSDNGLFYVECPNIAAPFARRSKMFHYAHIHNFTPSSLKMLAESCGFQLVQQFGTQEDPNLQMLFSCSDSTELTIDPDNYRETMQVINAATPLKYHLRPYYFTSRVKKVSSYLKEHLSAKQFVADVIQECQQFAAEQEDEAPESLRSAA; this is encoded by the coding sequence ATGGGACAAAAGCAATGCGATCTCTGTGCAGGAACCGAGTTTGAACAGATTGGAACCCGGGACCGACACAACCAGCCTCTGGAAAGCGTGATCTGCAAATCCTGTGGCCTGGTCGCCCATGGTCAGATTCCCAGCGACGAAGAGCTCGCCCGCTATTACGCCACCGAGTATCGTCAGAGCTACCACGGCGAAATGACTCCTTCCGATCGCCGCGTCATGCGAGCCTGGAATAACGGCGAACGAATTTTCAGTCAGCTGCAGCCCCACATCGAACCTGATATGGAAGTCTTCGAAGTCGGTGCAGGCATTGGCTGTACCGTCAAAGTCTTTGAACTGAATGGACACGCTTCGCGGGGAATTGAACCGGGCGAAGGTTTCCAGAATTATTCGCAGCAGCAACTTCTGACCAACGTCGTCCGCGGAGATCTCTTCGAACAGCCCCGCGACAAGAGCCACGAGCTGATTCTGCTCGTCCACGTGATCGAGCACTTTAACTCGCCTCGCAAAGCCCTCGAATACATTCGCGGCATGCTCTCCGACAACGGACTGTTCTACGTCGAATGTCCGAACATCGCGGCTCCCTTTGCCCGTCGCAGCAAAATGTTCCATTACGCTCACATTCATAACTTCACTCCCTCCAGCCTCAAAATGCTGGCCGAGAGCTGTGGCTTCCAACTGGTGCAGCAGTTCGGCACTCAGGAAGATCCCAACCTGCAGATGCTCTTCTCCTGCAGCGATTCAACCGAACTCACCATCGATCCGGATAATTACCGGGAAACGATGCAGGTCATCAACGCCGCCACTCCCCTGAAGTATCACCTGCGGCCTTATTACTTCACATCGCGCGTGAAAAAGGTCTCCAGCTACCTCAAGGAGCACCTGTCAGCCAAACAGTTCGTGGCAGACGTCATTCAGGAATGCCAACAGTTCGCTGCAGAACAGGAAGACGAAGCTCCCGAATCACTGCGTTCAGCTGCGTGA
- a CDS encoding pyruvate carboxylase, whose amino-acid sequence MSEGKIKKLLVANRSEIAIRIFRSTHELGIRTVGIYTHEDRYALHRTKADEAYQIGKPGHPVKSYLDIDAIITLAKLKKIDAIHPGYGFLSENAEFAQACKDAGIIFVGPQVETLKSLGDKISARKIAEQAGVPVLGGSGEAITDPAEGLKTAQSIGFPIILKAAHGGGGRGMRVVQTEKEFEAAYEQARSESLAAFGSPDVFVEKFISRARHIEVQLLGDKHGGLVHLYERDCSVQRRHQKVVEIAPAPNLDASVREALCNAALKIGRSVNYESAGTVEFLLDDDTNQFYFIEVNPRIQVEHTVTEQVTGVDIVKSQILLAQGAQLSDTGIGINSQEEIKTHGFALQCRVTTEDPANKFMPDYGRVAHYRSASGMGVRLDAGTAFSGAMVFPYYDSLLVKVTTWARTFKDASARTERCLQEFRIRGVKTNIPFLLKLVTHPTFIKGECITRFIDETPELFKFPKRHDRATKLLTYLSETIVNGNSLVKDRAKAKRRMPAPVPSYNKKQIDPPDGMRQKLLELGAEKFSKWILDQKQLLLTDTSFRDAHQSLYATRFRTHDMLQIAEVYAHNCPQLFSLEMWGGATFDTSMRFLKESPWQRLADMRERVPNILFQMLIRASSAVGYTNYPDNVVRAFVKEAAAAGIDVFRVFDALNWVPNMKVAMEEVQKSGAICEASICYTGDILDPSKSKYDLKYYVKMAKELENMGAHILAIKDMAGLCKPYAAELLVKTLKQEIGIPIHFHTHDTIGGQAASILKAAEAGLDIADGAVPSMSGGTSQPNLTTVIESLRFAEHQPEVNVEHLDEISEYWRAVRDFYTAFESPVLPAGANLYDHQMPGGQYTNLLQQAQSLGLGDRWSEVCHVYAEVNQLLGDIVKVTPTSKAVGDMALFLVANDLTCDDVVNGERDLAFPESVLDLVSGRMGQTPGGFPDAVQKRILRGEEPLTERPGSILPPADFEDAAKTVQEMINRTPTDQEVVSYLLYPKVFEDFAAHQKAYYDTSGLPTYAFFNGLEPEEEIAVDIAPGKTLIIKFLAVGKPQTDGCRTVFFELNGQPREVVIVDKSLKPQDDTRRKADPSDQKQIGSVMPGVVVSLTIKVGSKVKAGDQLLMLEAMKMQTSVISEQDGVVKEILIEPGTQVESGDLLIVLE is encoded by the coding sequence ATGTCTGAGGGTAAGATTAAAAAGCTGCTCGTTGCCAACCGAAGCGAAATCGCGATTCGCATTTTCCGCAGTACACACGAACTGGGGATTCGCACGGTCGGCATCTATACCCACGAAGATCGATACGCCCTGCACCGGACCAAGGCAGACGAAGCCTACCAGATTGGTAAGCCGGGCCATCCTGTGAAATCCTACCTGGATATCGACGCCATCATCACACTGGCGAAGCTGAAGAAAATCGACGCCATCCATCCTGGCTACGGTTTCCTCTCCGAAAACGCGGAATTCGCCCAGGCCTGTAAAGACGCTGGCATTATTTTCGTCGGCCCCCAGGTTGAGACTCTGAAATCGCTGGGAGACAAGATCTCGGCCCGTAAAATTGCCGAGCAGGCAGGTGTTCCCGTTCTCGGCGGTAGTGGTGAAGCGATTACCGATCCCGCAGAAGGACTCAAAACCGCTCAGAGCATCGGCTTCCCGATCATTCTGAAAGCAGCCCATGGCGGTGGTGGTCGTGGTATGCGTGTCGTACAGACTGAGAAAGAATTTGAAGCTGCCTATGAACAGGCCCGCAGTGAATCGCTGGCGGCCTTCGGCAGTCCCGATGTATTCGTCGAAAAGTTCATCTCCCGTGCCCGTCATATTGAAGTCCAGTTGCTGGGCGACAAGCACGGCGGCCTGGTTCATCTTTACGAACGTGACTGTTCGGTACAGCGTCGTCACCAGAAGGTCGTGGAAATTGCCCCGGCTCCAAACCTGGATGCCTCGGTTCGCGAAGCCCTCTGTAATGCCGCCTTGAAAATTGGTCGGAGCGTAAATTACGAGTCGGCAGGAACCGTCGAATTCCTGCTGGATGACGACACGAACCAGTTCTACTTCATCGAAGTGAATCCTCGTATCCAGGTCGAACATACGGTGACAGAACAGGTCACCGGTGTTGATATCGTCAAATCACAGATCCTGCTCGCCCAGGGTGCCCAGCTCTCAGATACCGGAATCGGCATCAACTCGCAGGAAGAGATCAAGACACACGGTTTTGCGCTGCAGTGCCGCGTGACGACCGAAGATCCTGCGAACAAGTTCATGCCCGACTATGGACGCGTTGCACACTATCGCTCGGCCAGCGGTATGGGCGTCCGCCTCGATGCGGGTACCGCGTTCTCCGGGGCGATGGTCTTCCCTTACTACGACTCACTGCTGGTTAAAGTGACCACCTGGGCGCGGACCTTCAAAGATGCGTCCGCCCGTACGGAACGCTGTCTGCAGGAATTCCGAATTCGTGGCGTGAAAACCAACATTCCGTTCCTGTTGAAACTGGTCACGCACCCGACCTTCATCAAGGGTGAGTGTATTACCCGGTTCATCGATGAGACGCCGGAACTGTTCAAGTTCCCCAAACGTCACGACCGGGCCACCAAACTGCTGACCTACCTGTCAGAGACGATCGTGAACGGCAACTCGCTGGTCAAAGACCGTGCGAAAGCAAAGCGACGGATGCCGGCTCCTGTGCCCTCATATAATAAAAAGCAGATCGATCCACCGGATGGCATGCGACAGAAGCTGCTCGAACTGGGAGCAGAGAAATTCAGCAAATGGATCCTGGATCAGAAACAGCTGCTGCTGACGGATACATCCTTCCGCGATGCCCATCAGTCGCTGTACGCCACACGTTTCCGTACACACGACATGCTGCAGATCGCGGAAGTTTACGCCCATAACTGCCCACAGCTGTTCTCGCTGGAAATGTGGGGTGGAGCGACCTTCGATACCTCCATGCGGTTCCTGAAAGAATCACCCTGGCAGCGTCTGGCTGATATGCGGGAACGGGTGCCGAACATTCTGTTCCAGATGTTGATCCGTGCTTCGAGTGCCGTTGGTTATACCAACTACCCGGACAACGTGGTCCGCGCATTTGTGAAAGAAGCTGCCGCTGCAGGCATCGATGTGTTCCGCGTGTTTGACGCGTTGAACTGGGTGCCCAACATGAAGGTGGCGATGGAAGAAGTGCAGAAGAGCGGCGCCATCTGTGAAGCCAGCATCTGTTACACCGGCGATATTCTGGATCCGTCCAAATCGAAATACGATCTGAAGTATTACGTGAAGATGGCCAAGGAACTGGAAAACATGGGTGCCCACATCCTGGCGATCAAAGATATGGCCGGTTTGTGTAAACCGTATGCAGCCGAACTGCTGGTTAAAACCTTGAAGCAGGAAATCGGTATTCCCATTCACTTCCATACCCACGACACGATTGGCGGACAGGCCGCTTCCATTCTGAAAGCCGCCGAGGCAGGACTGGATATCGCCGACGGTGCAGTCCCGTCGATGTCCGGTGGAACATCGCAGCCGAACCTGACCACGGTGATTGAATCCCTGCGATTCGCAGAACATCAGCCGGAAGTCAATGTCGAACACCTCGACGAAATCTCCGAGTACTGGCGTGCCGTCCGTGACTTCTATACGGCCTTTGAAAGCCCCGTACTACCAGCCGGTGCGAATCTCTACGATCACCAGATGCCCGGTGGTCAGTACACGAACCTGCTGCAACAGGCACAATCGCTGGGACTGGGAGACCGCTGGTCTGAAGTCTGTCATGTCTATGCGGAAGTCAACCAGCTGCTGGGCGATATCGTGAAGGTGACTCCCACATCCAAGGCAGTCGGCGACATGGCACTGTTCCTCGTTGCCAACGATCTGACCTGTGATGATGTTGTTAATGGCGAACGTGATCTGGCATTCCCCGAATCAGTACTGGACCTGGTCAGTGGTCGCATGGGGCAGACCCCCGGAGGTTTCCCCGATGCCGTCCAGAAACGAATTCTGCGAGGAGAAGAGCCTCTCACCGAACGTCCGGGCAGTATTTTACCTCCTGCCGACTTTGAAGATGCTGCTAAGACAGTGCAGGAGATGATCAACCGCACGCCTACCGATCAGGAAGTCGTGTCTTACCTGCTGTACCCCAAAGTCTTCGAAGATTTCGCAGCGCATCAGAAAGCGTATTACGATACCAGTGGCCTGCCGACGTACGCGTTCTTTAACGGACTGGAACCGGAAGAGGAAATCGCCGTCGATATCGCTCCCGGTAAAACCCTCATCATCAAGTTCCTGGCTGTTGGTAAGCCACAGACAGATGGTTGCAGAACGGTCTTCTTCGAACTCAACGGTCAGCCGCGTGAAGTGGTGATCGTAGATAAATCGTTGAAACCGCAAGACGATACCCGTCGCAAAGCAGATCCATCTGATCAGAAGCAAATCGGTTCAGTGATGCCAGGTGTTGTGGTCTCCTTGACCATCAAGGTCGGCAGTAAGGTCAAAGCCGGCGATCAGCTGCTGATGCTGGAAGCCATGAAGATGCAAACCAGCGTCATTTCTGAACAGGATGGGGTCGTCAAAGAGATTCTGATCGAGCCTGGTACTCAGGTGGAATCGGGAGACCTGCTGATCGTGCTGGAATAA
- a CDS encoding histidine triad nucleotide-binding protein has protein sequence MSGEKTIFKKIIDREIPADIIYEDELCLAFKDVNPQAPVHVLVIPKKEIVSISHLEPEDMELAGHLFLTVGKLAEMLGLDEGYRTIVNTGKAGGQTVDHLHLHLLGGRSLQWPPG, from the coding sequence ATGAGTGGCGAGAAAACGATTTTCAAGAAAATTATCGACCGGGAGATTCCGGCTGACATTATCTACGAAGACGAGCTGTGTCTGGCGTTCAAGGATGTCAATCCACAGGCTCCCGTGCATGTGCTGGTGATCCCCAAGAAGGAGATCGTATCGATTTCTCACCTCGAGCCTGAAGACATGGAACTGGCCGGCCATCTGTTTCTGACAGTTGGAAAGCTGGCAGAAATGCTGGGGCTGGATGAAGGGTATCGTACAATCGTCAATACTGGTAAAGCCGGAGGTCAGACGGTCGATCATCTCCATTTACATCTACTCGGAGGTCGCTCCTTACAGTGGCCACCCGGATAA
- a CDS encoding Nramp family divalent metal transporter — MESQQENSALDPSVGSEKEEAINAPTSFGGIVRRLGPGLIVAGSIVGSGELIATTKTGAQAGIALLWLIIVGCLIKVFVQIELGRYSISRGETTLQALNHVPGPRLGVMRNPNQQAPNWILWFWLIMSLCTIGQLGGIVGGVGQALALTLPIKGDYRQAIQYPSEKEFVHYLEIEEELNSEESSLAAMSPEERERFLRGHAKLQQRIEALQEEGQMILQKIRNQESLVDEQGTSLLEPQTWDDKIWAGLISVMTAFLLFYGRYNLIEHLSTILVVSFTFITVGNVFSLQTSEIWSISGEEIMKGLSFGIPEATGGMNPLITALAAFGIIGVGATELIAYPYWCLEKGYARFTGPHSEDASWAFRAKGWMRVMKIDAFASMCIYTFATLAFYLMGVAVLHKEGLDPDGMRMVSTLAEAYVPVFGTYAKWLFLAGAIAVLYSTFLVANAANARIFSDGLRFFGIYDERKPGALQKWIRGMSFILPLLCLAVFLTGANPVRLVLIAGTMQAIMLPMLGIAAIYLRYTRIDQRLTPGRLWDLMLFLSCLGLLLAGGFGVYKQLFA, encoded by the coding sequence ATGGAATCTCAACAGGAGAATAGCGCTCTCGATCCATCAGTGGGTTCCGAGAAAGAAGAAGCCATTAACGCCCCGACCAGTTTTGGCGGGATCGTCAGACGCCTGGGACCCGGCCTGATTGTGGCCGGCAGTATTGTTGGTTCCGGCGAGTTGATCGCAACCACCAAAACCGGTGCCCAGGCCGGGATTGCTCTGTTATGGCTGATTATCGTCGGCTGCCTGATCAAGGTGTTCGTACAGATCGAACTGGGACGCTATTCCATCTCCCGGGGAGAGACCACGCTGCAGGCGCTGAACCATGTGCCGGGCCCTCGACTGGGAGTCATGCGGAATCCGAATCAGCAGGCGCCCAACTGGATTCTCTGGTTCTGGCTGATCATGAGCCTGTGTACGATCGGACAACTGGGGGGGATAGTCGGCGGTGTGGGGCAGGCCCTGGCACTGACGCTACCTATCAAAGGCGACTATCGCCAGGCGATCCAATACCCGTCCGAAAAAGAATTCGTGCACTACCTCGAGATCGAAGAGGAACTTAACAGCGAAGAGAGTTCCCTGGCTGCCATGTCTCCCGAGGAGCGGGAGCGATTCCTGCGGGGGCACGCCAAGCTGCAGCAGCGAATCGAAGCTCTGCAGGAAGAGGGGCAGATGATTCTACAGAAAATTCGCAATCAGGAATCCCTGGTTGATGAGCAGGGCACATCCCTGTTGGAGCCGCAAACCTGGGACGATAAGATCTGGGCCGGATTGATTTCGGTGATGACCGCCTTTCTGCTGTTCTATGGTCGCTATAATCTGATCGAGCATCTTTCGACGATTCTGGTTGTTTCGTTTACGTTCATTACGGTCGGCAATGTCTTTTCGCTACAGACTTCAGAGATCTGGAGCATTTCCGGCGAGGAAATCATGAAGGGGTTGTCGTTCGGAATTCCGGAAGCGACAGGGGGCATGAATCCCCTGATCACTGCGCTGGCAGCGTTTGGAATTATTGGCGTCGGAGCGACTGAGCTGATTGCCTATCCTTACTGGTGCCTGGAGAAGGGCTATGCCCGCTTTACCGGACCCCATTCAGAAGATGCTAGCTGGGCATTTCGCGCCAAAGGCTGGATGCGGGTAATGAAGATTGATGCTTTCGCTTCAATGTGCATCTACACTTTTGCCACACTGGCGTTTTACCTGATGGGAGTGGCTGTGCTGCACAAGGAAGGCCTGGATCCAGACGGGATGCGGATGGTGAGCACACTGGCGGAAGCCTATGTGCCTGTATTCGGAACGTACGCCAAATGGCTCTTCCTCGCGGGAGCGATTGCCGTTCTCTATTCTACATTTCTGGTGGCGAATGCTGCGAATGCACGTATCTTTTCCGACGGACTGCGTTTCTTTGGAATCTACGACGAACGTAAGCCGGGCGCACTGCAGAAATGGATCAGGGGCATGTCGTTTATTCTGCCCCTGCTCTGCCTGGCGGTATTTCTGACCGGGGCTAATCCGGTCAGGCTGGTGTTGATCGCGGGGACCATGCAGGCCATCATGCTGCCGATGCTGGGGATCGCCGCCATCTATCTGCGCTATACCCGGATCGATCAGCGATTAACGCCTGGACGGCTCTGGGATCTGATGCTGTTTCTCTCCTGTCTCGGCCTCTTGCTGGCGGGTGGGTTCGGGGTCTACAAACAGTTGTTCGCCTGA
- the trpE gene encoding anthranilate synthase component I encodes MKYVPDFDTFQQLSTQANLVPVYRQLTGDTLTPVSAYQLLEKGPYSFLFESVVGGEQISRYSFLGANPFLTIDAYQQRMVIQQQGETEERTVADPLQELESILDQYQAPELPGLPRFCGGAVGYAGYDVVRYSENLPDAPDDDRQLPDLSFALYDHMVVFDQINKTVLVVAHAHITPGMSESDLQAAYQAACEKIDQTCERFQTGNPAVLKMADISVNPHAEPDLEWTSNFSQQNFEAAVDACKEYIVAGDIFQVVLSQRLKLETSATPLDIYRSLRVVNPSPFMFLLKTPEVDLVGSSPEIMVRVEDGLTTIRPLAGTRKRGKTEAEDKRLAEELLADPKERAEHVMLIDLARNDVGRVSEFGSVELSDVMVVERYSHVMHITSNVTGTLTEGRTALDALRAGLPAGTVSGAPKVRAMEIIDEFEPHRRGPYAGAVGYLDFTGNMDTCIALRTLVMQGSTAYVQAGAGIVADSVPETEYYETLNKAKGLLKAIEVAEQQLK; translated from the coding sequence ATGAAATACGTTCCAGATTTTGATACTTTTCAACAGCTTTCCACACAGGCGAACCTGGTTCCCGTGTATCGCCAGTTGACCGGAGATACTTTGACGCCGGTCAGTGCGTATCAACTGCTGGAGAAGGGCCCGTATTCCTTTCTGTTTGAAAGCGTCGTGGGTGGTGAGCAGATCAGCCGCTACAGCTTCCTGGGGGCCAACCCCTTTCTGACTATCGATGCCTACCAGCAGCGGATGGTGATCCAGCAGCAGGGAGAGACCGAAGAGCGGACCGTCGCTGACCCACTGCAGGAACTGGAATCCATTCTGGATCAGTACCAGGCTCCCGAATTACCGGGGCTTCCCCGTTTCTGTGGAGGGGCCGTCGGTTATGCAGGCTACGATGTTGTGCGTTATTCTGAAAACCTGCCTGATGCACCTGACGACGATCGTCAGCTCCCGGACCTGTCCTTTGCGCTGTACGACCACATGGTGGTTTTCGATCAGATCAACAAGACCGTGCTGGTGGTGGCACATGCCCATATTACTCCCGGAATGAGTGAGTCAGATCTGCAGGCCGCTTACCAGGCCGCCTGCGAGAAGATTGATCAGACTTGTGAGCGTTTCCAGACCGGGAATCCTGCCGTCCTGAAAATGGCGGACATCAGTGTGAATCCCCATGCGGAACCGGATCTAGAGTGGACGTCCAATTTCTCACAACAGAATTTTGAAGCAGCGGTGGACGCCTGCAAGGAATACATCGTGGCCGGCGATATTTTTCAGGTCGTCTTGAGTCAGCGCCTGAAACTGGAGACTTCGGCGACACCACTGGATATTTATCGCAGCCTGAGGGTCGTCAATCCGAGCCCGTTTATGTTTCTACTGAAGACTCCCGAAGTTGATCTGGTCGGCAGCTCACCTGAAATCATGGTGCGTGTCGAAGACGGCCTGACGACGATTCGTCCCCTGGCGGGAACCCGCAAGCGAGGGAAAACGGAAGCAGAAGACAAGCGGCTGGCCGAGGAACTGCTGGCCGACCCCAAAGAACGAGCCGAGCATGTGATGCTGATTGACCTGGCACGGAATGATGTCGGCCGGGTAAGCGAGTTCGGTTCGGTGGAACTGTCGGATGTGATGGTAGTGGAACGTTACAGCCATGTCATGCACATCACATCCAATGTAACCGGTACGCTGACCGAAGGTCGAACGGCCCTGGATGCCTTGCGTGCCGGGCTGCCCGCAGGAACGGTCTCCGGTGCCCCCAAAGTGCGGGCCATGGAGATCATCGACGAATTTGAACCACATCGACGGGGCCCGTATGCCGGCGCCGTCGGATATCTCGATTTTACGGGAAATATGGATACGTGTATTGCATTGCGTACGCTGGTTATGCAGGGATCTACGGCCTACGTTCAGGCCGGCGCCGGGATCGTTGCCGACAGTGTACCCGAGACGGAGTATTATGAAACATTGAACAAGGCAAAGGGGTTGCTGAAAGCGATTGAGGTCGCTGAACAACAACTGAAATAA